The DNA window GCACTGAAGATCAGGGAGATCTTCAGATCCGAGATCTCCTTCTCCCGAACGAGCCGTTCGGTGTCGGGGTCGACTCCTATCTTCGCTCCATACCCTTTCGACACGATCAGGTCGATGAGTCTCTGCTCGTCGAGCAGCGACTCGTCGAACTCCACTCGCGCCTTTCGGGACGCGTAGTTCACGTTGGCCGTGACAATCCCGGGCGTTTTTGTGAGCGCCCGTGAGATCAGAGTGGCGCACGACCCGCAGTGCATACCGTCGATGTTTATCTCAACTTTCTTCATCATCGTCTCACCTATCCGCCGAGGACGTAGCCTGTCTTCGGCCCGAAGACATACACAACGGTCAGGGCAAGGTTGAGCGCGAGCGCCAGGACGGCGAACTCCATCCCGCTCACCCTGAGATCCTGCTTTGTCATGTTCCCGAACTCCTTGTACAGCATGTAACTGAACGCTACCAGGATGACACCCTCGGTCCCTACCAGAATGAAGAGGAACGGGACGAGCCGATCGTAGATCAGCATGGCCGAGAGCATCGCTCCCATCGTGCCGGCCATCAGACCGCCCATCATCCCCTCCATCACGCCCATGACCCCGCACGACCGTCCTGTGACATAACCGAGACTCATCCCGGCTCCCATTCCAATGATGCTCCCGAGGAACATTCCGTTCGTCGCACCTACGAACGCACCGATCAGAAACCCTCCGGCCATTCCGAAGGTCATGCCGGTCATCATGCCGGTCATGCACGACGAACTCTTCCGAAATGCATTCGAATGGTAATAGGCGAAGAGGAATGCCACGACCGAGACCGTGGTGAGGAGCATGACGCTCCAGTAGGTATTCAGGTATCCAGGAGTGTTTTTGAAGAGTACACCGAAGAGCACTGCCTGTACTACGAGCACAAGGGCGATCGCTCCGAGGGCATACCGAAAGAGTGTGTGTTCTACCTCGAAACCCCGGGCATTGAAGATCACCTTCTTCAGGACATCGATTCCACGACGGAACGAGCCGGCCTCGAAGCCTTCCGCTGCCCTCTCGCCGGGAAGAAGCAACTGATAACCCTTCCCACGAAGTTCATCGCGTATTTCTTCGAGATGACCCCTCCTGCTCTCGATGATCAATCGATTGTTCGCCATGTCGACTGATGTGACTCGTGCTCCCGCATGTCGTGAGACCGTCCGCTCGATTATCCTCGCACAGGACTCGCAGTGCATGCCGTGGAGCGTGAGGTCGGAGACGATCACGCCATCGGCCCGATCCTGCCCGGTCCGGCTCTCTGGAACGGGTTCAGAGGGTGAACCCTTCGCTCTGGATTGCCTGTCCAATCGCCTCAAGCGTCGCCTCCGAATCGTGAGTGACAACCACTGTTCCGCTCACATGGTCGACCGAGAGCACCTGTGCACCCGGTATTTCACTTATCGCGTCTTCAATCAACATCGCACAGCTCGCGCAGTGCATCCCATAAACCTTGAGAGTCGTTTCCATGCTGTTGTTCTCCAAAGCCCTGCCTGGTCCCCGTGCTCGTGACTGAGGTGAGCCTATGAACCGTCAGGGGAATTTGTACATCTTGTGAAACGTGATCCCTGTCTGCACCGACGGCGTGTTCTTCTCGCACCTTCGGGGGCAGGGATTGAATCACAATTGTGATGAGAAGTCGGCACAGTCGGTATAACGTGTTCTCACCGGATCCTCTCCCGATTCCATGCCACGGTGCACCTTTCTGTTCCGGGTCTGATCTGGCCAGAAGTAACGATGAGGGGACCGTGCAGATCGTTTGGAATCAAGCGGAAGAAGAACGAGTGGAGAAGAAGAGCGAATGCGGACAGTATCTCTAAAAAATGGGTGGTCTGGAAGGGATCAGCGATGATCCTTTCAGGTCACGGTGCAGGGGGTTGCGGCAACCTGATGCATCGCCGCACTCCCGTCATCGGTCAGGCGGTACAGGGTGTTTCTCCCCCGGTGCTCCGCCGTCACGATTCCGTCGTCGAGGAGACGATGCATATGCCAGCGGACGGTTGGGGCCGAGCATTCGATCTGTGCGGCGATCATCGACTGCGTGATCCCGGGGTTCGATCGAATGAGGGCAAGGATCGTGCCTGCCGTCGGGCTCCTGATATGGAGGAGGAGACGCTGTTCGATAGCCCCATACCGTCCACTGTTTTCGAAGTACCGGGTCGTCCCCCGCTCTCGCATGACGGTTATCTTATGGAAGGACTCCAGCAGGTCGAGATGGTACCTGAGTGTCTGTCGGTTCATTACGACCATCTGGGAGATCGCTGCGAGGTCGATTCCGGGGTTCGATACGATCGTCGTGTAGATCGCCGCCCGCATGGGGTGTTCGAGGAGATTTTTTCGATAGATCCGGCGCTGGCCGGAGAGACGTTCCTCCTCTGTTCCACGAGGACCTCTGAAGGTCTCCCTCGGGTCACCGACTGCGGTACAGGGATTTGGCATCGGACAGGGACGGTCTGAGGTAGATTTGGCCTGGGCAGAATCAGCGAACCCTTCGCACGAGCCCATGGGAGAACTCATACTCCCGGTCGAGCACGGGAGACGGAGAACTCCTGATGAAATGCAGAAGAGCGAGACAGGAGACGCCGCAACGGCCAGGCAGAACGCGATAACGATCCAGGCGATCCTCTTGTTCGTTGACATCACCATGTACTTCAGGGAATTCTCAATATAGTATCTCTTATTGTGGCAGTTGTTGCAGTGGAACACTTCTGGCAGGTTGGAGATGATCTTTGAAGCGCGATCATCCCTGCCCTGGCTGGTAGATCCGTTTCCGCTGGGCGATCCGGTAGCCGGAGATGACCTGGACCGACGGGCCGAATGACCGGTCGAGGGCCGGGTCCCCTGAGTCAACGTACAGCATGGGAGTCTCGCGGAGTTTGTGCGGCGTGGCCACGATGATGATATGGTTCACCCCCACCCGCTCTACGACCCGCGGACTGATCTGCTGGTTCCCCCGTCCGAGGATGAACCCCTGGGCTCCGATCGGACTGATGACGATCCGTGCGTCGTCTTCGGTTTCGAGCAGGTCGACGAGGGTCTTCTCGTCTGCATCCACGGCGATGACCGATCCGTTCTTCACCACGTCCACACCCAGCAGCGTCTTCTTCACGCCGATGTGGCTGGCGATCGCTTCGGTCGTCGTCCCGGCACCGAGGATGTAGACGGTGTCCGGGAGGATCACCTCCCCGATGAACCGGGCGATCTCCTTCTTTGCCCGTTCCTCATCCCCCTCTTCGAAGACCTGTTTGCTGACCTGGGTCAGGTTGGGGAGGGCCGGCGTCCGGGCCACTCCATAGAGCCGGGTCTGGAGGTCGCCCCTCCGGTAGGCCTCCTCGTCGACATCCATCACCTCGGCATCGCGGAGGGTGTACTGCGTTGGGCTATCGATGATCTCCGCTGCCGTGGCCGGGTCGATGGCGAAGAGGGCGGAGTACATCTTCACCCCTGCCGGTATCCCGAGGATCGGGACCTCCCGCCCGGCGACATCGAAGATCTCCCGGGCCGTGCCGTCTCCCCCGCAGAAGAGGATCAGGTCCACGCCCTCCTCCAGAAACCGGCGGACTGCCATTCTCGTATCCTCTGCGGCGCTCTCCCCTCTGTAGTGGTGCACCACTTGGAACTGTGTGATGCCGGCCTTGGCGAGGAGAGACTCCCCCATCTCCCCTGAAGCGGTGAAGAAGAGGAGGTCCGGGTTCCCGGCCAGGATATCCAGGGGGATCCGGGCTCGTCTCTCTGCCTGGGGCACGGCACCCCGCCTCCGTGCCTCCTCCACCTGGCCGTCGGTCCCCTTCAGCCCAACGGCCCCGCCCATCCCGGCGACGGGGTTGATGAGAAAGCCGATCCTGCGCATGGTCCCTCTGGCGATCAGGCGATCTTTGGAATCCGGTCCAGCGCTTCCTTGATCAGGGCGTCCGGGTACTCGTAGTCCACCAGGGTGCCTGCAGAGTAGGCGTCATACGCCGACATGTCGAAGTTGCCGTGGCCCGAGCAGTTGAAGAGGATCGTCTTGGATTCCCCGGTCTGTCTGCACTTCAGCGCCTCGTCGATGGCCCCTTTTACGGCGTGGGAGGTCTCGGGGGCGACGATGATCCCTTCGGTGCGGGCGAAGGTCTGGGCTGCGTCGAAGACCTCGCTCTGGTGGTAGGCTACGGCCCGCATCACGCCGTCGTGCACCAGCCTTGAGACGATCGGCGAGTCCCCGTGGTACCGGAGGCCGCCGGCGTGCATGGACGGGGGCACGAAGTCATGCCCGAGGGTGAACATCTTCAGCAGCGGGGTATACCCGGCTTCGTCTGCGAGGTCGTAGGTGTACAGTCCCCTGGTCAGGGTCGGACAGGAGGCCGGCTCGACACCGATGATATCGATGTCCGGATGCTTACCGGTCAGTTTGTCCCCTGCGAACGGGAACGAGATCCCGGCGAAGTTGGTCCCCCCGCCGACGCACCCGATCACGACGTCGGGGTAGTCGTCGACCATCGCCAGCTGCTCGCGGCACTCGAGTCCGATCACGGTCTGGTGGAGACAGACATGGTTCAGCACCGAACCGAGCGCGTAGTTGGTCTTCTCATGGTTGACCGCGTCCTCGACCGCCTCGGAGATGGCGATCCCCAGGCTGCCGGGGGTATCGGGATCCTTCTTAAGGACGGTCCGGCCGGATTCTGTCCTGGTGCTCGGGCTGGGGATGCACTCGGCACCCCAGACACGCATCATCGACTTCCGGTACGGCTTCTGTTCATAGCTCGACCTGACCATGTAGATGGTGCAGTCCATGTCGTAGAGCATCGTCGCGAAGGCGATGGAGGATCCCCACTGTCCTGCTCCGGTCTCGGATGCGATCCGCTCGACCCCAGCCTTCATATTGTAGTAGGCCTGCGGAACCGCGGTGTTCACCTTGTGGCTTCCTGCCGGGCTGACCCCTTCCCACTTGTAGTAGATCTTCGCCGGTGTCTTCAGGAACTTCTCCAGCCGGTGGGCCCGGTACAGGGGGGTCGGCCTCCAGAGCCTGAAAACGTCCCGCACCTCCTCAGGGATGTCGACATACCGATCGGTGGTGACCTCCTGCCGGATCAGTTCCATCGGGAAGATGGCTGAGAGATCCTCAGGGACGATCGGCTTCTGGGTCCTGGGGTTCAGCGGCGGGTCCAGGGGGGACGGCAGGTCTGCCTGGACGTTATACCATTGCTTGGGAATCTGCTCCTCATCGAGAAGGATCTTAGTCTGCATACAGTATACTCGAACTGTACAAATATATACATTGTGGATCACAAATGTTTATGTCCGGTCGAATACTCCGTTCTTCAGTACAGATGGAACGATCTGATCGGGTGCTCCGGGAAACCGGGGACGGGGAGAACCCTGTCGGGCTCTTACCTGTCCTACGCCGTCATCAGGCTGGGCGGTGTACAGGGTGTGTTGAGGTTCTCAAGGTCGGTCGTGGCGTTCCCAAACTCCGGCCAGGGGAGGGTATAATCCGGATTGATCGCAATGGACTGCCTGAACGCATCGGCCGCACCTGAACAATTCCCTGAAGCTGCCAGTACTTTCCCTTTCAGATGCCAGTACAGGGGGTTCTCCGGGTCAAGCAACCTGGCGGCGTCGACTGCCTGTAAAGCCCCGGTCAGGTTGCCGGTATGGAGCAGGGCGAATGATCTGATCCCAAGCGCCGGGGGATAGGACCCGTTGAGGGAGAGTGCGGCATTCGCATCCTTCAGAGCGTCATCGTAGTGCCCCAGCGCGAGCAGGGCATATCCCCGGTTTGCATACCTGACCGGCCGTGGGTCCAGCGGTATAGCATGAGAGACATTATCGGCAGCTTCGGCATAATGGCCGGTTTTGCGGAGTGCGTATCCCTTCAGGCAGTACAGTTCGGGGTCGTCGGGATACAGGGCCAGCCCTGCATCGGTGGTTGCAATCAGCCGGCTCCAGTTCTCCTCTGCCATCAGGGCCATTCCCATCTTCTCATAGGCCGCAGCACTCAGCGGGCTGCCAACTGGAGGTACGGTACTGTTCCCTGCAGAGAGAAGGACAGCCTGTGTCGGTACACAGAGAAGCGTTACAAGAAGAAGTACGATAAGGGCGGTAACCGGCATTCTTAGCCAAAAAACCTTCCCAGTCACCTTCCTCGTGTCGGCCGGTTCGATCATGAGAAATATGAATCACCTGAGGGAAAAAAAATATTGGTCTATGATGCACCAGGAAGAGATCCGCGGTAATGCCAGCAGATCCGGGCGAGCGGGACTGTGACGGCGAGTGCAGCCCAGCCGAACTCCCTGAGGATCAGGGGATAATGCCAGAGGGCAAAAATCGCTCCGCTAATCAGACCGACCCGGGTGAAGATCATGAACTTCGACATATCAGGGACAAGGAGCCCCCGCCACCCGAGTTCATCCCCAAGGGCGGCCAGGCTGGTGACGATGCCCCAGGGCGTCTTTTCGGGATTTGGTGGTCTGCGAAGACGATGGCAACGGTATCTCTGTGAACGAGAAGGAACCGATCTTCGACCGGGGTATGGGAAGAACACCGGGCTTGGTTTTGCCACATCACGGGAGATCCTCGAAATCACTGGTATGACGATCCATGAAGTCGGTGAACTGGGGAAGGGAGCACGGTTCGAGATCACGATCCCCCAGGAATATACCGATAATCTCTGCCGGCTTATCGGATCCGGTTGATGTCGTGGATTGCCGTTGGATACGCCCAGTCCATCTCCTGCAGATCGGCGAGCGTCAATCCTCTCCGAATCGCCAGGGCAAAGACGTTGATCATCTCGTCGGCATTGTATCCCAGAAGATGAGCCCCGAGGATCCTGCCTTTCGGGCTGTCGGTCAGCACCGTATACCCTGATCGGCCGAGTTCGAGCCTCCGGGTGGTATACCAGTCCCGGGTATCGGCCCTGTAGACGGTGACCGGAATGTCACGCATGGTCGCCTCCTCCTCCCCGAGGCCGACTGCCGCAAGCACCGGGGCGGTGAAGACCGCGGTCGGCACGGCCGAGTAGTCTGGCACAACCGTGTTTCCATGGAGGATATTCTCGGCGACGCTCTTTCCATCGCGGCTCGCCACTGGAGAGAGGGGTCTTCCCCGGGGATTCGCGTCTCCGGCGACGTATACCGACGGATTGGAAACACTCTGGAGATATGGATTCACCACGATTCCCTTTCTATCGGTCGTAACCCCCCCGCGGGCGAGGTCGAGACCGGCGGTGTTTGGCACCCGCCCGGCTCCGTGCACAATCATGTCAGCCTCGAAGATCCGGTCCCTGCTCAGAACACGAAGGTGTCCGCCGGCCTGCTCCACGGCCGAGACCGGCATATCCGTCTCGATGCAGATCCCCATCTCCCGGCAGGACTCGACCAGGAGGCCCACCAGGAACGGGTCGAACCCCTTAAGGAGTCGTTCACTCCGGTGGAGGATGGTCACGCTGGCCCCGGCGGCCGCGGCGATGAACCCGAACTCAAAGGAGATGAGCCCTCCGCCGATGAAGAGGATTCGTTTTGGCAACGATTCCATTGCAAGAAAATCGTCGCTCGTGGCTACCAGTTCCTCTCCCGGGATGGAGAGTTTTAGGGGGACGGCGCCGGTGGCGATGCCGATAAACCGTGCGGTGACACGTTCGTCCCCGACCTTGAGTTCATTCCTGCCAGTGAACCGGGCCTGGCCATGAAGGCAGACGATGCCATCCTTCGCAAGAGTCGCAGTGCGCCTTGCTTCGACGGGCCCGGTAAACCTGCGTTTGAACTGGATCAGGTCCGCCCACTCGATATGACACTCGCCACCAATCCCGTCTCCTTTCAGCCGCCGGGCCCGGTCGACGGTCTCAGCCACGCCATTCAGCACTTTCTTCGGAACACAACCTCTCTGTCCGCAGGTCCCCCCGTACGAGCGTTCATCGGTGATGGCCACCGACCAGCCCTCCCGTCGGCATCGGCGGGCTATGGTCGGTCCGGCCTCCCCTGTTCCGATCACCATGAGGTCATAGTGCTTACTTCCTTTCGCGTCGTTCTCTTCTGTCATGCTCTCCTATCAACTCCATTCTCTGGTCGTTCTTCAACCGGGAATCCCAGTCGGTTCTTGGAGAGGCAGGGGGTATAAGTATATTGGGGGAGAGGGGCGGAGACCTGAATTACACCACCGGCAGCGTGAAGAAGAATGTACTCCCCTCACCCAGCTCTGACTCGATCCGGATCCGGCCTCCGTGTCGTTCGACGATCTTCTTGACGATCGCAAGTCCGATCCCGGTCCCCTCGTACTCGTCGATCGTGTGGAGCCGGCGGAACATCTCGAAGATTCGGTCGAAGAACTCAGCCTTGATCCCGATCCCATTATCCCTGACTGAGAACTCCCACCAGTTGCCGTGTCGCTCTGCTGATACGGTGATCGCTGGCGGCATTTCTGGACGATGATACTTGATCGCATTCCCGATCAGGTTTGTGAAGATCTGTTCGAGCTGTGACGGATCGGCCATGACGATCGGCAGCGGGTCGACGGTCACCCTGGCATTGTTATCATGGATTGGTGTTTTAAGCGAGCGAATGGAATCGGCGACCACTGCATTCGCGTCGGTGGGGGCGAGCGGCTGTGCCTGTGTCTCGATCCGGGAGACCTGGAGCAGGTCTTTGATCAGGGCCTGCATCCGCACCCCGCCATCGACGATAAACTTGATGTATTCGTCGGCGTCCTTATCGAGCTTCCCCCTATATCGGCGATCGAGGAGCTGGCTGAAACTGACGATCGAGCGCAGTGGCTCCTGGAGATCGTGGCTCGCCACGTAGGCGTACCGTTGCAGTTCCTCGTTGCTTGCCATCAGTTTCTCGGCATACTTTTTCTGGGTTGTCTCGAACTGTTTTCGCTCGGTGATGTCCAGGAGAAGTCCGAGTACCCGGAGCGGACGCCCGGCATCGTCGTACTGTCCCAGACCTGTCTTTTCGATCCATCGGATCTCGCCGTCAGTCCGTCGTATCCGACATTCGAAGCGCCAGTCGCTCTGGCTTGCGAAGGCATCGGAAAAAATCTTCCTGACCATCTCCTGGTCTTCAGGAAGAACGTGGTCGATGAAGATCTTCAGGTTCCAGGTGGATGGTGGCGTCTTGTACCCGAAGATCTGGTCGTGTCGGAGGGACCGCCATGAGGTGTGGTTGACCATGTCGCAGTCCAACGTCCCCATCCCGGAGATGTCGAGGGCAAGGGCGAGGCGCGCCTCGCTCTCGCGGAGCATCTTTTCGGCGGTCATGAGTTCCTCGTTGTTCATCTTCATCTCCTCCTCGGTGGCGGTGAGCTCCTCGTTGAGTTCGTTGAGTTCCTCGTTTGAACGGATCAGAGCCTCTTCTGCACGCTTTCGCTCGGTGATATCCCGGAGGATATGAACGCTTCCGCGGACGTTACCCAGAGGATCCTGGATTGGAGATACGGTCAGGAAGAAGTCCTTGTTCGAGGTATCCTCATGCAAATCCGTTGAATGACTCTGGTAGTCCTGGAGGAGTTTCTGGTGTGGACATATGGTCGGGGGGGTGCTGGAGTGATGAATAACTTCATAACAGGTCATCCCCACTACCTCTTCGGGCGAAATACCAATACTGTCGGCCATCGCCCTGTTCACCTGAACGATCCGGAAATGCTTGTCGACGATGGCGATCATATCCGGAACGGCGTCGAAGGTTCGTTCCCACCGGTTCTTTGCCTTCAGGATCTCATTCTGGAACCGCTGGCGCTCGGTGATATCGTGGGCTATGTCTGATATCCCAATAAAATCCCCATCACTGCTCAGGATTGGAGAGAGTGAAAGGGAGATCAGTCGGCGTGAACCGTCTTTTGTGACCCGTTCGGTCTCAACACGCTCGATCGTCTCCCCCTGTCTGATTTTTTCCAGTTGGTGGAGTATCTCTTCCTTTTGTTCGAAGGGGAAGATGCAGGAGATTGGGCTGCCGACCATTTCCTCTGATGTATACCCGTACAGGCGTTCAGCACCGGTATTCCAGAGGATGACCCGAAATGCAGGATCGAGGACGATGATGGCGTCGACGGCTGTCTGGATCAACTGCCGGTACCTGGTTTCAGCCTCGGCGAAGAACCTCGTGAGCATCTCCTGGTCTGAGACGTTCCCGGTCGACGCCCGATGCTGGAGCGCCATGAACGCGACGAGAATAAA is part of the Methanosphaerula palustris E1-9c genome and encodes:
- a CDS encoding cation transporter encodes the protein MDRQSRAKGSPSEPVPESRTGQDRADGVIVSDLTLHGMHCESCARIIERTVSRHAGARVTSVDMANNRLIIESRRGHLEEIRDELRGKGYQLLLPGERAAEGFEAGSFRRGIDVLKKVIFNARGFEVEHTLFRYALGAIALVLVVQAVLFGVLFKNTPGYLNTYWSVMLLTTVSVVAFLFAYYHSNAFRKSSSCMTGMMTGMTFGMAGGFLIGAFVGATNGMFLGSIIGMGAGMSLGYVTGRSCGVMGVMEGMMGGLMAGTMGAMLSAMLIYDRLVPFLFILVGTEGVILVAFSYMLYKEFGNMTKQDLRVSGMEFAVLALALNLALTVVYVFGPKTGYVLGG
- a CDS encoding heavy-metal-associated domain-containing protein; the encoded protein is METTLKVYGMHCASCAMLIEDAISEIPGAQVLSVDHVSGTVVVTHDSEATLEAIGQAIQSEGFTL
- a CDS encoding winged helix-turn-helix transcriptional regulator gives rise to the protein MSTNKRIAWIVIAFCLAVAASPVSLFCISSGVLRLPCSTGSMSSPMGSCEGFADSAQAKSTSDRPCPMPNPCTAVGDPRETFRGPRGTEEERLSGQRRIYRKNLLEHPMRAAIYTTIVSNPGIDLAAISQMVVMNRQTLRYHLDLLESFHKITVMRERGTTRYFENSGRYGAIEQRLLLHIRSPTAGTILALIRSNPGITQSMIAAQIECSAPTVRWHMHRLLDDGIVTAEHRGRNTLYRLTDDGSAAMHQVAATPCTVT
- a CDS encoding ATP-NAD kinase family protein; translation: MRRIGFLINPVAGMGGAVGLKGTDGQVEEARRRGAVPQAERRARIPLDILAGNPDLLFFTASGEMGESLLAKAGITQFQVVHHYRGESAAEDTRMAVRRFLEEGVDLILFCGGDGTAREIFDVAGREVPILGIPAGVKMYSALFAIDPATAAEIIDSPTQYTLRDAEVMDVDEEAYRRGDLQTRLYGVARTPALPNLTQVSKQVFEEGDEERAKKEIARFIGEVILPDTVYILGAGTTTEAIASHIGVKKTLLGVDVVKNGSVIAVDADEKTLVDLLETEDDARIVISPIGAQGFILGRGNQQISPRVVERVGVNHIIIVATPHKLRETPMLYVDSGDPALDRSFGPSVQVISGYRIAQRKRIYQPGQG
- a CDS encoding TrpB-like pyridoxal phosphate-dependent enzyme, which gives rise to MQTKILLDEEQIPKQWYNVQADLPSPLDPPLNPRTQKPIVPEDLSAIFPMELIRQEVTTDRYVDIPEEVRDVFRLWRPTPLYRAHRLEKFLKTPAKIYYKWEGVSPAGSHKVNTAVPQAYYNMKAGVERIASETGAGQWGSSIAFATMLYDMDCTIYMVRSSYEQKPYRKSMMRVWGAECIPSPSTRTESGRTVLKKDPDTPGSLGIAISEAVEDAVNHEKTNYALGSVLNHVCLHQTVIGLECREQLAMVDDYPDVVIGCVGGGTNFAGISFPFAGDKLTGKHPDIDIIGVEPASCPTLTRGLYTYDLADEAGYTPLLKMFTLGHDFVPPSMHAGGLRYHGDSPIVSRLVHDGVMRAVAYHQSEVFDAAQTFARTEGIIVAPETSHAVKGAIDEALKCRQTGESKTILFNCSGHGNFDMSAYDAYSAGTLVDYEYPDALIKEALDRIPKIA
- a CDS encoding tetratricopeptide repeat protein; amino-acid sequence: MPVTALIVLLLVTLLCVPTQAVLLSAGNSTVPPVGSPLSAAAYEKMGMALMAEENWSRLIATTDAGLALYPDDPELYCLKGYALRKTGHYAEAADNVSHAIPLDPRPVRYANRGYALLALGHYDDALKDANAALSLNGSYPPALGIRSFALLHTGNLTGALQAVDAARLLDPENPLYWHLKGKVLAASGNCSGAADAFRQSIAINPDYTLPWPEFGNATTDLENLNTPCTPPSLMTA
- a CDS encoding CPBP family intramembrane glutamic endopeptidase; this translates as MVTSLAALGDELGWRGLLVPDMSKFMIFTRVGLISGAIFALWHYPLILREFGWAALAVTVPLARICWHYRGSLPGAS
- a CDS encoding ATP-binding protein, which encodes MNFDISGTRSPRHPSSSPRAARLVTMPQGVFSGFGGLRRRWQRYLCEREGTDLRPGYGKNTGLGFATSREILEITGMTIHEVGELGKGARFEITIPQEYTDNLCRLIGSG
- a CDS encoding dihydrolipoyl dehydrogenase family protein; translation: MTEENDAKGSKHYDLMVIGTGEAGPTIARRCRREGWSVAITDERSYGGTCGQRGCVPKKVLNGVAETVDRARRLKGDGIGGECHIEWADLIQFKRRFTGPVEARRTATLAKDGIVCLHGQARFTGRNELKVGDERVTARFIGIATGAVPLKLSIPGEELVATSDDFLAMESLPKRILFIGGGLISFEFGFIAAAAGASVTILHRSERLLKGFDPFLVGLLVESCREMGICIETDMPVSAVEQAGGHLRVLSRDRIFEADMIVHGAGRVPNTAGLDLARGGVTTDRKGIVVNPYLQSVSNPSVYVAGDANPRGRPLSPVASRDGKSVAENILHGNTVVPDYSAVPTAVFTAPVLAAVGLGEEEATMRDIPVTVYRADTRDWYTTRRLELGRSGYTVLTDSPKGRILGAHLLGYNADEMINVFALAIRRGLTLADLQEMDWAYPTAIHDINRIR
- a CDS encoding PAS domain S-box protein, which gives rise to MARHHPFDSATTNVNQRKIISLLIVPSYLVIIALLFLTDRTAVFAQPLLLLLLNSIFLGLIPLYVAYVSVLSFQRSGLVNILMMGAGMLFLGLGAIATGLVGLLPDSSNMSITIFNLSAGISAFLQFAGALIALVGWTFRPAGRRTVIAATVYGVVVTGSAGFMLAALLGLTPTFFVPGSGSTILRDFVLAGGIEFLLLASGLFFVLFRKRDEDFFFWYSIGMAMIGLGLLAATIIMVFDGPLNWAARIGEYLGACFILVAFMALQHRASTGNVSDQEMLTRFFAEAETRYRQLIQTAVDAIIVLDPAFRVILWNTGAERLYGYTSEEMVGSPISCIFPFEQKEEILHQLEKIRQGETIERVETERVTKDGSRRLISLSLSPILSSDGDFIGISDIAHDITERQRFQNEILKAKNRWERTFDAVPDMIAIVDKHFRIVQVNRAMADSIGISPEEVVGMTCYEVIHHSSTPPTICPHQKLLQDYQSHSTDLHEDTSNKDFFLTVSPIQDPLGNVRGSVHILRDITERKRAEEALIRSNEELNELNEELTATEEEMKMNNEELMTAEKMLRESEARLALALDISGMGTLDCDMVNHTSWRSLRHDQIFGYKTPPSTWNLKIFIDHVLPEDQEMVRKIFSDAFASQSDWRFECRIRRTDGEIRWIEKTGLGQYDDAGRPLRVLGLLLDITERKQFETTQKKYAEKLMASNEELQRYAYVASHDLQEPLRSIVSFSQLLDRRYRGKLDKDADEYIKFIVDGGVRMQALIKDLLQVSRIETQAQPLAPTDANAVVADSIRSLKTPIHDNNARVTVDPLPIVMADPSQLEQIFTNLIGNAIKYHRPEMPPAITVSAERHGNWWEFSVRDNGIGIKAEFFDRIFEMFRRLHTIDEYEGTGIGLAIVKKIVERHGGRIRIESELGEGSTFFFTLPVV